From the Deinococcus radiophilus genome, one window contains:
- a CDS encoding SufE family protein produces MTEPTPVMPEKLQGIVTMFKSMPKAMRLQALLDYSKKLPEPPQQYLDHPEFMKPVPECTSPFFLVTERDGDAVKMHFKVPPEAPTVRGYAGILKEALDGESAETIRNVPDQFYMDMGLSELITPMRMRGMGAILMRLKSELNEAGPQG; encoded by the coding sequence ATGACCGAGCCGACGCCCGTTATGCCCGAAAAGCTCCAGGGCATTGTCACCATGTTCAAGTCCATGCCCAAGGCCATGCGGCTGCAGGCTTTGCTGGACTATTCCAAGAAACTGCCAGAGCCACCGCAGCAGTACCTGGACCACCCTGAGTTCATGAAGCCGGTGCCGGAATGCACCAGTCCCTTTTTTCTGGTCACTGAGCGCGACGGAGACGCCGTGAAGATGCACTTCAAGGTGCCGCCCGAAGCACCGACAGTACGTGGATATGCGGGCATCCTCAAAGAAGCGCTGGACGGCGAAAGCGCCGAGACGATTCGCAACGTCCCGGACCAATTTTATATGGATATGGGCCTGAGTGAGTTGATCACGCCAATGCGGATGCGCGGGATGGGCGCCATCCTGATGCGCCTCAAGAGCGAGCTGAACGAGGCTGGGCCACAGGGCTAA
- a CDS encoding DoxX family protein, with product MSRLPPHAPDQRPSLGALLLAAVFVLIGVQHFIRPEFFDRIVPPGLQELPMIGMTPRQATLISGSAEVAGGLGLLHPRTRPAARWGLLALLVAVFPANIYMALNARDFRPLPEWVSWARLPLQGLIGWAVWRAGRRPQER from the coding sequence ATGTCCCGCCTGCCTCCCCACGCGCCAGACCAGCGGCCCTCGCTGGGCGCCTTGCTGCTGGCCGCCGTATTTGTGTTGATCGGTGTGCAGCATTTTATCCGTCCAGAGTTCTTTGACCGGATCGTGCCACCGGGATTGCAGGAGTTGCCCATGATTGGTATGACGCCCCGGCAGGCGACCCTGATCAGCGGGTCTGCCGAAGTGGCCGGGGGCCTCGGCTTGCTGCACCCGCGCACCCGTCCGGCGGCACGCTGGGGGCTGCTGGCCCTGCTGGTGGCCGTGTTTCCGGCCAACATCTATATGGCGCTGAATGCCCGTGACTTCCGGCCCCTGCCGGAGTGGGTCAGCTGGGCGCGGCTGCCGCTGCAGGGCCTGATCGGCTGGGCCGTGTGGCGTGCTGGACGTAGGCCGCAGGAACGGTAA
- a CDS encoding DUF3885 domain-containing protein produces MLDRVHEVFGPSALAEALFYRHSPALRFELEGGETRIAQFLQAMDRARAVLHVAFASTEELTVVLEVWTDQQPAHLISADQALALAKGGSCAA; encoded by the coding sequence TTGCTGGACCGCGTACATGAGGTGTTCGGACCATCTGCACTTGCTGAGGCCCTCTTCTATCGGCACTCTCCCGCCCTGCGCTTTGAGCTGGAGGGTGGGGAGACACGTATCGCCCAATTCCTGCAAGCCATGGACCGTGCCCGCGCTGTACTGCATGTCGCCTTTGCGAGCACCGAGGAACTGACCGTGGTGCTGGAAGTCTGGACTGACCAGCAGCCTGCTCACCTTATATCAGCCGATCAAGCTCTGGCTCTGGCAAAAGGCGGAAGCTGCGCTGCATAA
- a CDS encoding D-alanyl-D-alanine carboxypeptidase/D-alanyl-D-alanine-endopeptidase, translating into MIALIWGSPSGAQQDGISDTSRSNQSDQQIIRLEREPAPSRASLSALARVPEAVQITLLVQDLTTGKVRESQGSLTPMIPASTTKMITAAAVVADLQGIGGWWSTELTLPRSEVGQSAVSLLTLQGSGDPTLSLSGEQNSIQLLAQQAAAHGLTRVGQVEVQQTVDPDSWKEAVIDTPMTAFMPQEWLAQRPSTVEEMQGAVHHALVAELRAAGITVEDDTPSITPLADLSTGTSDTSEGLASVQSPALARILAETLRPSDNLLAEELLTSVAAQPDGTGTLQAAGERAIRLLEGWGVDTRQLHLADGSGLSRDTRLTARALVDLLDVMYRTGGTGQTYADPLQVFLQGDNPYAEALAHAGEGEDKYSRGGTLFARLRGSGLDVRAKTGTLPGVSALSGYVVGQSGHPLAFAVLMNGPEDSPILELRAAQDEWVQAIAAQY; encoded by the coding sequence GTGATCGCGCTGATCTGGGGGTCACCATCAGGTGCACAGCAAGACGGCATCTCTGATACCTCCAGGAGCAACCAGAGCGACCAGCAGATTATCAGGCTTGAGCGTGAACCTGCTCCTTCACGGGCCAGTCTGTCCGCGCTAGCACGTGTTCCAGAGGCAGTACAGATCACGCTGCTGGTACAAGACCTGACCACTGGCAAAGTCCGTGAAAGCCAGGGCAGCCTGACCCCGATGATTCCGGCCAGCACCACCAAAATGATCACTGCCGCCGCAGTCGTGGCCGACTTGCAAGGTATAGGAGGCTGGTGGAGTACCGAACTGACTCTACCCAGAAGTGAAGTGGGACAATCAGCAGTTTCACTCCTGACCCTGCAGGGTTCGGGCGACCCCACCTTGAGCCTGAGTGGTGAACAGAACTCAATCCAACTGCTGGCACAGCAGGCTGCGGCACATGGCCTCACCCGTGTTGGACAGGTAGAGGTGCAGCAAACAGTGGACCCAGACAGCTGGAAAGAGGCGGTGATTGATACGCCGATGACCGCTTTTATGCCACAGGAATGGTTGGCCCAACGTCCATCCACTGTGGAGGAGATGCAAGGCGCGGTGCACCATGCCTTGGTCGCTGAATTGCGTGCTGCGGGAATCACCGTGGAAGATGACACGCCAAGCATCACCCCTTTAGCCGACCTATCTACCGGGACATCAGATACATCAGAAGGACTAGCGTCGGTGCAGAGCCCCGCACTTGCCCGGATTCTGGCGGAAACCCTGCGCCCCAGCGACAATCTGCTGGCCGAAGAACTGCTGACCTCGGTGGCCGCACAGCCAGATGGCACAGGCACGCTTCAAGCTGCCGGCGAGCGGGCCATTCGCCTGCTGGAAGGCTGGGGCGTGGACACCCGGCAACTTCACCTGGCAGATGGCAGTGGCCTGAGCCGTGACACCCGCCTGACGGCCCGCGCCCTGGTGGACCTGCTAGACGTGATGTACCGGACGGGTGGAACGGGTCAGACATACGCTGATCCTCTACAGGTGTTTTTGCAAGGTGATAATCCCTATGCTGAGGCCCTGGCCCACGCTGGAGAAGGTGAAGACAAATACAGCCGGGGGGGCACCCTCTTTGCACGGCTGCGCGGCAGCGGGCTGGATGTGCGGGCCAAAACTGGCACCCTGCCAGGGGTAAGTGCCCTCTCTGGATATGTGGTGGGACAGAGCGGACACCCACTGGCTTTTGCCGTGCTGATGAATGGCCCCGAAGACAGCCCCATCCTGGAGCTGCGAGCGGCACAGGATGAGTGGGTCCAGGCCATAGCAGCACAGTACTGA
- the rdgB gene encoding RdgB/HAM1 family non-canonical purine NTP pyrophosphatase, translated as MTQETYLPHDDEHHVKRVVVATSNPGKVREIAEALSGLGWQLESLPAGIDMPEETGSSYEENASLKACTIATRLSLPALADDSGLEVDALDGQPGVYSARFGNLDTDNERNAHLLDKLRGQGNRRARFRSVVILAYPDGDIECYEGEVAGNLLEGPRGQGGFGYDPLFVPEGEDRTLAEMSVEEKRAISHRGVALKKLLEAHSG; from the coding sequence ATGACACAGGAAACTTATCTGCCCCATGACGACGAGCACCACGTCAAGCGGGTGGTGGTGGCCACCAGCAATCCAGGCAAGGTCCGCGAAATTGCTGAGGCGCTGAGTGGGCTGGGCTGGCAACTTGAAAGTCTGCCTGCCGGGATAGACATGCCTGAGGAAACAGGCAGCAGCTACGAGGAAAATGCCTCTCTGAAAGCTTGCACCATCGCCACACGGTTGAGCCTCCCGGCCCTGGCTGATGACTCTGGCCTAGAAGTGGATGCCCTGGACGGCCAGCCCGGCGTGTACAGTGCCCGCTTCGGCAATCTGGACACCGATAACGAACGCAACGCTCACCTGCTGGACAAGCTGCGCGGCCAGGGCAACCGCCGTGCCCGGTTCCGCAGCGTGGTGATCCTGGCCTACCCTGACGGTGACATTGAATGTTATGAAGGCGAAGTGGCGGGCAACTTGCTGGAAGGCCCCCGCGGTCAGGGCGGATTTGGCTATGACCCCCTCTTCGTGCCAGAAGGCGAAGACCGGACCCTGGCCGAAATGAGTGTGGAGGAAAAACGCGCCATCAGCCACCGGGGTGTAGCCCTCAAAAAGCTGTTGGAAGCGCACAGTGGCTGA
- the lpdA gene encoding dihydrolipoyl dehydrogenase codes for MANIDYDVIVIGAGPGGYHAAIRAAQLGLKTAIVEREKVGGVCLNVGCIPTKAMLHAAEVRAEAKHASEFGLNLNEASLDIAKLNGWKDGIVKRLTGGVSGLLKGNKVTLLSGEASFVDDHTVEVGGQKHTASHFIIATGSEPAKLPGVAVDQEVIVDSTGALVMPDPVPARMLCIGGGVIGFEFAQVYNNLGSEVKIIEFMPNVIPGADADAVKEFTKIMKKQGISIETQTKANKAERKSDGVHVEIENVQDGEKRTEVFDRVLVAIGRRPRTDGLNADKAGVQISERGFIPADKQQRTNVPHIFSIGDVAGNPMLAHKAMKEGLVAAEVIAGKPAEQDAVAIPGVVYTNPELAWVGLTEAEAIEKGHKVKKGVFPMAASGRAMTLQQTDGFIKMVVEEDTDLVLGVHIVGPRASDLLGEAGLALEMAATASDIALTIHAHPTLGEGVLEAAEAVHKQAIHIMNK; via the coding sequence ATGGCAAATATAGATTATGACGTGATCGTGATTGGCGCCGGACCGGGCGGCTATCACGCGGCGATTCGCGCAGCGCAGCTGGGCCTCAAGACCGCCATCGTGGAACGCGAAAAAGTAGGCGGAGTCTGTCTGAACGTGGGCTGTATCCCCACCAAGGCCATGCTGCACGCCGCAGAAGTGCGTGCCGAGGCGAAGCACGCCAGTGAATTCGGTTTGAACCTGAATGAAGCCAGCCTGGACATCGCCAAGCTGAACGGCTGGAAAGACGGCATCGTCAAACGGCTGACCGGCGGCGTAAGCGGCCTACTCAAAGGCAACAAGGTGACGCTGCTCAGCGGCGAAGCCAGCTTTGTGGACGACCACACTGTAGAGGTCGGTGGCCAGAAACATACGGCCAGCCATTTCATCATTGCCACCGGTTCTGAGCCTGCCAAGCTGCCTGGTGTGGCAGTGGATCAGGAAGTGATCGTGGATTCCACTGGTGCCCTGGTCATGCCTGACCCCGTGCCCGCCCGCATGCTGTGCATCGGCGGCGGCGTAATCGGCTTCGAATTCGCACAGGTTTACAACAACCTCGGCTCCGAAGTGAAGATCATCGAATTCATGCCGAACGTGATTCCTGGCGCCGACGCAGACGCTGTCAAGGAATTCACCAAAATCATGAAGAAGCAGGGCATTTCCATTGAAACCCAGACCAAGGCCAATAAGGCTGAGCGCAAATCGGATGGCGTGCACGTGGAGATTGAGAACGTGCAAGACGGCGAGAAGCGCACTGAAGTCTTCGACCGCGTGCTGGTTGCTATTGGTCGCCGTCCCCGCACCGATGGCCTGAACGCCGACAAGGCCGGAGTGCAGATCAGCGAACGTGGCTTTATCCCTGCCGACAAGCAGCAGCGTACCAACGTGCCACATATCTTCTCGATTGGCGACGTGGCGGGTAACCCTATGCTAGCCCACAAGGCCATGAAAGAGGGTCTGGTCGCCGCCGAAGTGATCGCTGGCAAGCCTGCTGAGCAAGACGCCGTGGCGATCCCTGGCGTGGTCTACACCAACCCTGAGCTGGCCTGGGTGGGTCTGACCGAAGCTGAAGCCATTGAAAAAGGTCACAAGGTCAAGAAGGGTGTCTTCCCAATGGCAGCCTCAGGCCGTGCCATGACCCTGCAGCAGACCGACGGCTTTATCAAGATGGTGGTTGAGGAAGACACTGACCTGGTTCTGGGCGTGCATATCGTTGGCCCGCGTGCCTCGGATCTGCTGGGTGAAGCAGGTCTGGCGCTAGAAATGGCAGCTACTGCCAGCGACATTGCCCTGACCATCCATGCTCACCCCACCCTGGGTGAAGGCGTGCTGGAAGCTGCCGAAGCAGTTCACAAGCAGGCCATCCACATCATGAATAAATAA
- a CDS encoding DUF3885 domain-containing protein → MLWGIFAADLSISPGLRARLILAVPDLGILACPYDSRGMDLLGPNTERLGQLYTQFDAWLLDHGPAWPRCSALSPVAQPRSARS, encoded by the coding sequence CTGCTCTGGGGCATTTTTGCAGCAGACCTGAGCATCTCCCCTGGCCTCCGCGCCCGCCTGATCCTGGCTGTGCCCGACCTCGGTATTCTCGCCTGCCCTTACGACAGCCGGGGAATGGACCTGCTAGGGCCGAATACTGAGCGGCTTGGTCAGCTGTATACCCAGTTTGACGCTTGGTTGCTGGATCACGGCCCCGCATGGCCGAGATGTTCAGCCCTTAGCCCTGTGGCCCAGCCTCGTTCAGCTCGCTCTTGA
- a CDS encoding MFS transporter codes for MLWNQPTLMLRLLTLLVVSEAAHFGFFVTALPLRADTLGLNAALIGTLMGGHYLADALSKGPMGYLAGRYGAGWLLLLASVSGLMVMLLAQGSLLGGGAPPYLALLGLAGLWGVMYGSLWPIVMGYSQTLARPERLSRALALTSLAVVPGLALGVGVLGPLMQRSEDLGINVLLGLQGSATLLALSVVGLRGTPQPPQTRASLSELLRQWRGVGLLLPAALAQTLAPGLLVTLLFPLLELLGLSMLELAFPALGLLIGLGLTLWLAGRMADRTCPRRALLPGLLLLALSYGVLALPHPETRLWAALPLLGVGYGAFLTGWNGLVGQVLPQGQRMTGWGTIMTVEALGYAIGPILGGLMWTAYGHTGVFATGAAVFVITLAYYLLTAPSQATQPRHKAPSL; via the coding sequence ATGCTCTGGAATCAGCCCACCTTGATGCTGCGCCTCCTGACCCTGCTGGTGGTCAGCGAAGCGGCGCATTTTGGGTTCTTTGTGACCGCGCTGCCGCTGCGGGCGGACACTCTAGGTCTAAATGCCGCGCTGATCGGCACGCTGATGGGTGGACACTACCTCGCCGACGCCCTGAGCAAAGGCCCGATGGGTTACCTGGCAGGGCGTTACGGCGCTGGGTGGTTGCTGCTGCTGGCGTCGGTCAGTGGTCTGATGGTCATGCTGCTGGCCCAGGGCAGTCTGCTGGGAGGTGGCGCTCCGCCTTATCTGGCCCTGCTGGGGCTGGCGGGACTTTGGGGCGTCATGTACGGTTCGCTGTGGCCCATCGTGATGGGTTATTCGCAGACCCTGGCCCGCCCCGAGCGTCTATCACGGGCGCTGGCCCTGACTTCACTGGCTGTCGTGCCCGGTCTGGCCCTGGGGGTGGGTGTGCTCGGCCCCCTGATGCAGCGCTCGGAGGATCTGGGCATAAACGTATTGCTGGGACTGCAGGGGTCGGCAACCCTGCTGGCCCTGAGCGTGGTGGGTCTACGCGGTACCCCGCAGCCACCACAGACCCGCGCCAGCCTGAGCGAGTTGTTGCGGCAGTGGCGGGGCGTGGGGCTGCTGTTGCCCGCTGCTCTGGCCCAGACCCTCGCTCCTGGCTTGCTGGTCACCCTGCTGTTTCCACTGCTGGAGCTGCTGGGCCTCAGCATGCTGGAACTGGCCTTTCCGGCGCTGGGCCTGCTGATCGGCCTGGGCCTGACCCTCTGGCTGGCGGGACGCATGGCTGACCGCACCTGCCCACGCCGCGCTTTGCTGCCAGGACTACTGCTGCTGGCCCTGTCCTATGGCGTGTTGGCCCTGCCCCACCCCGAAACTCGGCTGTGGGCCGCGTTACCGCTGCTCGGTGTAGGCTACGGCGCTTTCCTGACGGGCTGGAACGGGTTGGTCGGCCAGGTGCTTCCCCAGGGCCAACGAATGACCGGCTGGGGAACCATCATGACGGTCGAGGCTCTGGGCTACGCCATCGGCCCCATCCTGGGCGGGCTGATGTGGACCGCTTACGGCCATACCGGAGTCTTCGCAACAGGGGCCGCCGTCTTCGTGATCACGCTGGCCTATTACCTCCTGACCGCGCCTTCACAGGCGACCCAACCCCGTCACAAAGCTCCTAGCCTCTAG
- a CDS encoding S8 family serine peptidase, with amino-acid sequence MNRIKAITLLSSALFLGACGQTTPTASQPQTGQSGGHVASDLGVTPQTSTTGRWFVELEGEPGLLGAQSISAQQDSFRLQAQRAGIEFDEIASYQSLFNGFSVDVADAEVSRFTQLPGVKAVYPVIEVELPKTVEGGEPEMFSAVGMTGADTAQNELGLTGKGVKVGIIDSGMDVDHPAFAGRIVSQYDFVGDAFGAPGYFPEPDQVADDCGGHGSHVAGIVGGNDPATKFKGVAPEVSFGSYRVFGCEGATTADIMLQAMERAYADGMDVVNMSIGSSYQWAEYPTAKAADRLVKNGVVVTVSAGNSGTDGQFATGAPSLAEKVISVAAVDNTEMLMSSLTLSLGGQQTKHGYMLGNPSPEPKVGQTLEMVVADPLNACGTNPFQPNQFAGKAVLIQRGSCTFEVKANNLAASGAAAIVMFNNAEGYISPSLGNAKITMPYVSILKADGEKIKAAIEAGQNPTITFNEGQSSFKNPSGGTISNFSSYGAGPDLELKPELSAPGGLINSAYPLEKGGYAVLSGTSMAAPHAAGAAALLLQAKPELTPEQMKALMMNSASLRSFFYNGQILEGLPVYTQLQGAGMVDIPAAYYNTVSANPPKLSLGESERLTSQSKVVVLRNSGDKDQTFTVYHYPALTMANINEDLSFSPNGFAPSTDFATMEVNGKSAELDAEGKGGIEVTVPAGGTAELNVRITAPAEAPNLSQYGGYLYAESDTQTVSVPYGGFKGDYQAVRALGDVVFSENGQNTVRQFPAFYDALTDRVYFEGENVKEGEQMPDFSFQTFDVVDDLSTLQLFDAPAVWANFAHQAQNVMFEAVDANGKAHTIAEYPFVGRTGSNTYTFGSTSRPWDSFVWDGTLEDGSEAPAGQYTLRLRVLKALGNPDNANHWETYTSPAFRVMRDASGN; translated from the coding sequence ATGAACCGAATCAAAGCCATCACCCTGCTGTCCAGTGCCCTGTTCCTGGGAGCCTGCGGACAAACCACGCCCACCGCCAGCCAGCCTCAGACCGGTCAGAGCGGCGGCCACGTCGCCAGCGATCTGGGCGTCACCCCCCAGACCAGCACCACGGGCCGCTGGTTCGTCGAGCTGGAAGGTGAACCAGGCCTGCTGGGTGCCCAGAGCATCAGCGCTCAGCAAGACAGCTTCCGCCTTCAAGCGCAGCGTGCAGGCATTGAGTTTGATGAAATTGCCAGCTATCAGAGCCTCTTTAACGGCTTCTCGGTTGATGTGGCCGACGCTGAGGTCAGCCGCTTCACCCAACTGCCTGGCGTGAAGGCTGTCTACCCCGTGATTGAAGTCGAACTGCCCAAAACCGTTGAAGGCGGCGAACCAGAGATGTTCTCAGCCGTCGGCATGACCGGTGCCGACACCGCCCAGAACGAGCTGGGCCTGACCGGTAAGGGTGTCAAGGTCGGCATCATCGACAGCGGCATGGACGTTGATCACCCAGCTTTCGCAGGCCGCATCGTCTCGCAGTATGACTTCGTGGGCGACGCCTTCGGCGCTCCCGGTTACTTTCCCGAACCTGATCAGGTCGCCGACGATTGCGGTGGGCACGGCTCGCACGTGGCCGGCATCGTGGGCGGCAACGACCCAGCCACCAAGTTCAAGGGCGTTGCTCCTGAAGTCAGCTTCGGCTCCTACCGCGTGTTTGGGTGTGAAGGAGCCACCACCGCCGACATCATGCTGCAGGCCATGGAACGCGCCTACGCCGACGGCATGGACGTGGTCAACATGAGCATCGGTTCTTCGTACCAGTGGGCCGAGTATCCTACCGCCAAGGCAGCCGACCGCCTGGTCAAAAACGGTGTCGTGGTCACCGTCTCGGCCGGCAACAGTGGCACCGACGGTCAATTCGCCACTGGCGCACCCTCGTTGGCCGAAAAAGTCATCTCGGTGGCCGCTGTTGATAACACCGAAATGCTGATGAGCAGCTTGACCCTGTCCCTGGGTGGACAGCAAACCAAGCACGGGTACATGCTGGGCAACCCTTCGCCTGAGCCCAAGGTCGGTCAGACGCTGGAAATGGTCGTTGCCGATCCGCTGAATGCCTGCGGAACCAACCCCTTCCAGCCGAACCAGTTTGCAGGTAAAGCAGTGCTGATTCAACGTGGAAGCTGCACCTTTGAGGTAAAGGCCAATAACCTCGCTGCTTCGGGCGCTGCTGCCATCGTCATGTTCAACAACGCCGAGGGCTACATAAGCCCCAGCCTGGGCAATGCCAAAATCACCATGCCCTACGTCTCGATCCTCAAAGCCGACGGCGAGAAAATCAAGGCGGCGATTGAAGCAGGCCAGAACCCCACCATCACCTTTAACGAGGGCCAGAGCAGCTTCAAAAACCCCTCCGGCGGCACCATCTCCAACTTTTCGTCGTACGGCGCTGGCCCCGACCTGGAACTGAAGCCTGAGCTGTCGGCCCCCGGCGGCCTGATCAACAGCGCTTACCCTCTTGAAAAGGGTGGCTACGCCGTCCTGAGCGGCACCAGCATGGCTGCTCCTCACGCGGCAGGCGCTGCCGCCCTGCTGCTTCAAGCCAAGCCTGAGCTGACCCCTGAGCAGATGAAGGCCCTGATGATGAACTCGGCCAGCCTGCGTTCGTTCTTCTACAACGGTCAAATCCTGGAAGGTCTGCCGGTCTACACCCAGTTGCAAGGCGCTGGCATGGTGGATATCCCTGCGGCCTACTACAACACCGTGTCGGCCAACCCGCCCAAGCTGTCGCTGGGCGAAAGCGAGCGCCTGACCAGCCAGAGCAAAGTGGTGGTGCTGCGTAACAGTGGCGATAAGGACCAGACCTTCACGGTGTACCACTACCCCGCACTGACCATGGCGAATATCAACGAGGACCTGTCCTTCAGCCCCAACGGCTTCGCGCCCTCCACTGACTTCGCCACCATGGAAGTGAACGGCAAGTCCGCTGAACTGGACGCCGAAGGTAAGGGCGGCATTGAAGTCACGGTCCCCGCAGGTGGCACCGCCGAACTGAATGTCCGTATCACTGCTCCAGCCGAAGCCCCCAATCTCTCTCAGTATGGTGGCTACCTGTATGCCGAGAGTGACACCCAGACCGTCTCGGTCCCTTACGGCGGCTTCAAAGGTGACTACCAGGCTGTGCGTGCGTTGGGAGATGTGGTGTTCTCCGAGAACGGCCAAAACACTGTGCGCCAGTTCCCAGCCTTCTACGACGCCCTGACTGACCGCGTGTACTTTGAGGGAGAAAACGTCAAAGAGGGCGAGCAAATGCCTGACTTCTCCTTCCAGACCTTCGATGTGGTGGATGACCTGAGCACGCTGCAACTGTTCGACGCGCCCGCCGTGTGGGCCAACTTCGCCCACCAAGCCCAGAACGTGATGTTCGAAGCGGTGGACGCCAACGGCAAGGCCCACACCATCGCCGAATATCCTTTCGTGGGCCGTACCGGCTCCAATACCTACACCTTCGGCAGCACCAGCCGCCCCTGGGACAGCTTCGTGTGGGACGGCACCCTGGAAGACGGCAGCGAAGCCCCCGCTGGGCAGTACACCCTGCGCCTGCGCGTTCTCAAGGCGCTGGGCAACCCAGACAACGCCAACCACTGGGAGACCTACACCTCACCCGCTTTCCGCGTGATGCGCGACGCCTCCGGCAACTAA
- a CDS encoding M24 family metallopeptidase: MTNPTDLIRQALHSEAGAGLDGWLLYDFQGLNIQARRVLALPAEAHLTRRFFVWVPCEGRALVLHNHIEGGTWRRISAGWDADYRAFGSYGELNDLLREVVGGKVVAMEYSELGAVPYVSRVDAGTLERVRAAGAEVRTSADLLQTFLRWTPEDLASHRRAAAVLMTAKDAAFELLHTRLRAGERVTELDAQAVIHRHIEAAGLEWGHEVNVSFGANAADPHYQPQGEVNAELHQGECVLIDLWCQGENRPFADVTWVGYAGQPSDEYLDAWQAVRRARDEALELLRSEWPQVQGWQLDRRARGAMGPDWEPHFLHRLGHDLGVQLHGAGANLDDYETHDTRRLTPGLGVTIEPGVYPREKGFGIRSEIDLYLAESGPEVTTDLQREPFVLGGAESWANVRARAYGAKLEAR; this comes from the coding sequence ATGACCAATCCCACTGACCTGATCCGCCAGGCCCTGCACTCGGAAGCGGGCGCTGGCCTGGACGGCTGGCTGCTGTACGACTTTCAGGGGCTGAATATCCAGGCGCGGCGAGTGTTGGCCCTGCCTGCCGAAGCCCACCTGACCCGGCGTTTTTTCGTGTGGGTGCCATGTGAGGGCCGCGCTCTGGTCCTGCATAACCACATTGAAGGTGGCACCTGGCGCCGCATCAGTGCGGGCTGGGACGCCGACTACCGCGCCTTCGGGTCATATGGCGAGCTGAACGATCTGCTGCGTGAAGTGGTGGGCGGCAAAGTGGTGGCGATGGAATACAGCGAGCTGGGCGCTGTGCCGTACGTGAGCCGGGTGGATGCCGGCACGCTGGAGCGGGTACGGGCGGCTGGGGCAGAGGTCCGGACCAGTGCCGACCTGCTGCAAACCTTCCTGCGCTGGACCCCGGAGGACCTGGCCTCGCACCGCCGGGCTGCCGCAGTGCTGATGACAGCCAAGGACGCCGCCTTCGAACTGCTACATACCCGCTTGCGGGCGGGCGAGCGTGTGACTGAATTGGACGCCCAGGCCGTGATTCACCGTCATATTGAGGCCGCCGGTCTGGAGTGGGGGCATGAGGTGAACGTGTCGTTCGGAGCCAATGCCGCCGACCCGCATTACCAACCGCAGGGTGAGGTGAATGCCGAGCTGCACCAGGGCGAGTGCGTGCTGATTGACCTGTGGTGTCAAGGCGAGAACCGGCCCTTCGCGGATGTCACCTGGGTCGGCTACGCTGGGCAGCCGTCGGACGAATATCTAGATGCGTGGCAGGCCGTACGCCGCGCCCGCGATGAGGCGCTAGAACTGCTGCGCTCGGAATGGCCGCAGGTGCAGGGCTGGCAGCTGGACCGCCGCGCCCGGGGGGCGATGGGGCCGGACTGGGAACCACACTTCTTGCATCGCCTGGGACATGACTTGGGCGTGCAGCTGCATGGAGCTGGGGCCAACCTGGATGACTACGAAACCCACGACACCCGCCGCCTCACGCCAGGACTAGGGGTGACCATTGAACCTGGGGTGTACCCGCGTGAAAAGGGCTTCGGGATACGCAGTGAGATAGACTTGTACCTGGCTGAAAGCGGGCCAGAAGTGACCACTGACCTTCAGCGCGAACCCTTCGTGCTGGGTGGGGCTGAAAGTTGGGCCAATGTCCGTGCCCGCGCCTATGGGGCCAAGCTGGAGGCCCGCTAG